A part of Ziziphus jujuba cultivar Dongzao chromosome 8, ASM3175591v1 genomic DNA contains:
- the LOC107412896 gene encoding uncharacterized protein LOC107412896, whose amino-acid sequence MPSVGMRRTTRVFGVVKGADGARVLRSGRRLWPDSGESKLRRSNDGDDWFKIIKSDGGGKDDNGGGGLGYEKPKPNSKPSGWTKISANGGVQKSRGSFAKADGFNSDKLFGAVYSRKRKNSVRKSSDSAADSEGKDRNGFEDKMFGLHFVRRQRRKVNGGESLVVTDNFLPQDVVSVVVDSSVAKSSWAAPFFQSILMYMKRSELRLTELSSFLMSEPINTVYSSCNIQVFWGSPPCKRSGICKFFGAMQFIPLFSVDFSAVPLFFMYMHSCMLLRYKFPPPQPLNNYAIDDDEEEEEEELFFPLPSQKDALECKAVDAEANKRCVSHPSVRTSKLVGRNSQYRNGLTSRCIQKRRSSLRRRRARNPSINSTHKSNGALVSDLISFRKRGVPFSSSVTSNIKLRRSVRRSPSGTLKEESSTAVGSTQEMDLPSCCANILVIESDKCYREEGANVVLEISPLGEWVLVVKKDGMTRFTHRAEKVMRPCCCNRFTHDIMWIGDNSWKLEFPNRQDWMRFKDLYKECSDRNTPIKTPSAKTIPVPGVSEVPGYGEDLGTLFCRPDSYISVKDDEVSRALARRNANYDMDSEDEEWLKKFNGEVLVENELHEHVSEDTFEIMVDAFEKAFYCSPNDLSDEKVAANFFLDMGRREVVEALCGYWMKKRKQKRSSLLRVFQGHQVKKAPLIPKPFFRKKRSFKRQPSQLGRGKYPSYLQAEQDALEEQNAVLKVKEANASASKSMQLAVSKRQRAQILMGNADLATYRAAMALKIAEAALVANSPDDATASTAHLLD is encoded by the exons ATGCCATCGGTTGGGATGAGAAGGACGACGAGGGTTTTTGGTGTGGTGAAGGGTGCGGATGGAGCGAGGGTGTTGAGATCGGGAAGGCGGTTATGGCCGGACTCCGGTGAGTCCAAGCTCAGGAGATCCAACGATGGCGATGACTGGTTTAAGATTATCAAGAGCGACGGTGGTGGGAAAGACGACAATGGTGGTGGTGGACTTGGTTACGAAAAGCCCAAGCCCAACTCCAAGCCCAGCGGCTGGACAAAAATCTCTGCAAATGGAGGAGTCCAGAAGTCCAGAGGTTCATTCGCTAAGGCTGATGGGTTTAATTCTGATAAGTTGTTTGGCGCTGTGTACAGTCGGAAAAGGAAGAATTCTGTCAGGAAAAGTTCAGATTCAGCGGCGGATTCGGAAGGAAAAGACCGAAATGGGTTCGAAGACAAAATGTTCGGTCTTCATTTTGTTCGTAGGCAAAGAAGGAAGGTCAATGGCGGTGAAAGCTTGGTTGTCACTGACAACTTTTTGCCACAAGATGTGGTTAGCGTCGTTGTTGACTCTTCTGTAGCAAAGAGTTCTTGGGCTGCTCCATTTTTCCAATCCATTTTGATGTACATGAAGAGGTCCGAGCTTAGACTGACCGAGCTTTCTTCATTTCTCATGTCCGAGCCTATTAACACTGTTTATAGTTCTTGTAACATACAAGTATTTTGG GGTTCTCCTCCTTGTAAAAGATCTGGAATCTGCAAGTTTTTTGGGGCCATGCAGTTTATACCATTGTTTTCTGTGGACTTTTCTGCCGTTCCTCTGTTTTTCATGTACATGCACTCATGCATGCTTCTTAGATACAAGTTCCCGCCACCTCAACCTTTAAATAATTATGCCATTGATgatgacgaagaagaagaagaggaagagctCTTCTTCCCTCTTCCTTCACAGAAAGATGCTTTGGAGTGTAAAGCTGTGGATGCAGAAGCCAATAAGAGGTGTGTGTCACATCCGTCTGTTAGAACTTCAAAATTAGTTGGTAGAAACAGTCAGTATAGGAATGGTTTGACTTCTCGCTGTATTCAGAAGAGGAGGAGTTCATTGAGGAGAAGAAGGGCTAGAAATCCTTCAATAAATAGTACACACAAGTCTAATGGAGCTTTGGTTTCTGATTTGATTAGCTTTAGGAAACGTGGAGTTCCATTTTCATCTTCTGTAACATCTAATATCAAACTTAGGAGGTCGGTTCGGCGTAGCCCATCGGGAACCTTGAAAGAAGAGAGTTCGACTGCGGTGGGGTCGACCCAGGAAATGGATTTACCATCCTGTTGTGCAAATATATTGGTTATTGAATCAGACAAGTGTTACAGAGAAGAAGGGGCCAATGTCGTATTAGAAATCTCGCCTTTGGGCGAGTGGGTTCTTGTGGTTAAGAAAGATGGAATGACAAGATTCACCCACAGGGCTGAAAAGGTTATGAGGCCCTGCTGTTGCAACCGTTTTACACATGACATAATGTGGATTGGGGATAACAGTTGGAAGCTAGAGTTTCCTAATCGACAAGATTGGATGCGTTTCAAGGATCTTTACAAGGAATGTTCTGATCGAAACACGCCAATTAAGACTCCTAGTGCTAAAACTATTCCTGTTCCTGGAGTAAGTGAAGTTCCAGGTTATGGGGAAGACCTTGGTACTTTGTTTTGCAGACCAGATTCATACATATCAGTAAAGGATGACGAGGTATCTAGAGCCTTAGCGAGGAGGAATGCAAATTATGACATGGATTCTGAGGATGAAGAATGGCTGAAGAAGTTTAACGGTGAGGTGTTGGTAGAGAATGAGCTTCATGAGCATGTTTCAGAGGATACTTTTGAAATAATGGTTGATGCATTTGAGAAGGCTTTCTATTGTAGTCCAAATGATCTCTCTGATGAGAAAGTAGCTGCTAATTTTTTTCTAGATATGGGTAGGAGGGAAGTAGTAGAAGCTTTATGTGGTTATTGGATGAAAAAGAGGAAGCAGAAAAGATCATCACTGCTTAGGGTGTTTCAG GGGCATCAAGTGAAGAAAGCTCCATTGATTCCAAAGCCTTTTTTCCGTAAGAAAAGATCATTCAAACGGCAACCAAGCCAACTTGGAAGAGGCAAATACCCAAGTTACTTGCAAG CTGAGCAAGACGCTCTTGAAGAACAGAATGCAGTGCTTAAGGTTAAAGAAGCCAATGCCTCAGCAAGTAAATCCATGCAATTAGCAGTCTCCAAACGCCAGAGAGCTCAGATACTTATGGGGAATGCAGATCTGGCAACTTACAGAGCTGCAATGGCGCTTAAAATTGCCGAAGCAGCTCTAGTTGCCAATTCTCCAGATGACGCCACCGCATCCACTGCACATTTACTTGATTAA